The region AACCTGAGACAGAAATGTAGAGGGacgcagaggagaagggggagggaggagcttCAGGGGGCGGGGCATGGGCGGGGCTTCGGGGAGGAGCTTCAGGGGGAGGAGCTTCGAGCGGTGGCCCCGCGGCCGGCTAGAACCTGTCGGGATCCGCTGCCGCATGGCTTCGGCCTCACCCGCTGCGACCATGTCGGGCCGCGGGGCCCGGAACCTGCTGCAGTTCCTGCGGCTGGTGGGGCAGCTCAAGGTGAGCGGGCGCCGGGAGGGCTGTCTGAGTTCGCGGCTGCGCGGAGAGAGGCCGGGGCCGGCCGCCCAGCAACCAGGCTTCCGGTCCCCGCCCGGCCTGAGGCCTGCCCCCTTCCTCGGTTCTCCGCGCCTCGTGGGGCCTGCAGAGGGAAGCCCTTTCAGAGGGATGCGGTCGTGCGTGAGGATCGCGGGCGGAGGAGGCAAGACGGCGTGGCGGgattgctgggccccaccccaggccgGGCAGAGTCCGAGCCGCAGTGGCCCCCAGTGTCGGCCTGGCGCTCGGAGGGGCCCGGCCCCGGCGGCCTTGCGAGAGATTTCTGAAGGGGAGCCGGCGCTGTGATGTGTGGATCTCCAGGCTCGAGTCTGCCCCGAGTACATAGGAGGGTCACGACCCCTGGGCTAGTGGGAAGAACAGAATCCATTGATCCTGCAGGGTTTGAgtgcctaaaatattttttttaaggaaggatTTTATGTAAGACACTGAAGTTATATCCGAGGGGATCCTCCTTCCATCACCCACCCCCATCCTGGCCACACCCAATAATGATTTTGCGGAGTTTCTCCAAGCTCAGAGCAGATTGTTTCGTGCCACTGTTACTGTAGTTTATAAACTTTAGACATGTCAAGTCCCAAGGAGAAAAGACAGGCCCTTAGAATCACAGGGTATGACTGGCGGTAGTGTAAAGACATTAGAAATGCCTTACTTATTAAGCCTTTCTGCTTCAGAGTTTGGAGCTCTGTCACTTGTTCAAGTTCAGCGCTTTCCCTTTTATGTCTAAGGACTTGTGTATGTCTGTACATGCAAACATCAGTAACACTGTTGGACTtacaggttgtgtgtgtgtataaatttgtgaccccctgaactatagttctccaggctcctctgttcatggaattctccaggcaagaatactggagtgagtagccattcccttctccagggatcttcccaaccagggattgaacccaaatcttttGCATTGccaacagattctttatcatctaagccaccagggaagcacttctaTGTTGTATATCTATGGCTtattcttccctctctttctcattctctgaCCTCACTCGTTTATTTGATTCCAGATGTCTCTCCCTAAGTtggttaaacattttttaatatgtacTGAAACTATGGCCCAGTGCTCTATTCCCTGGACTTCTCTTCAGAGAGCATAGCAGATAGTTAAAATATGTATTCTTATAAAtttctttctgttcatttttatcaGAGAGTCCCACGGACTGGCTGGGTATACAGAAATGTCCAGAAGCCAGAGAGCGTATCAGATCACATGTACAGGATGGCAGTTATGGCCCTAGTGACCAAAGATGAACATCTTAACAAAGACCGGTAAGCTGTGAACTCTGGTGTCAGTAGGGTCTGTGATCCATGGGAGTGCATGACTCTTCACGTATGAGGCCTGTGTCCAATTCTTCTAGGTTAGTTTATAgtcaagaaaaattatttgaggCAAACCATACAGATTCAGGATGTGGGCAGGGGGACTGTGTGCAGCAATTGAAAACTGCACTCTGGGTTTTCTCTTGGCAAGTGAAAGAGTCTGCCTTGGTCTCAAGGAAACATAAGTGTGATTTGAGGATTTTCCAGGGCCTTGAAGGTAAGTGTTTTATGTCTCAAATTGGATCCAGAcactatgtattttatttagccCCTTTTCTGAATAGCAGCACTCTTTTGTGAAGCGACTTTTTGAAGTGGTATGTGCAGGAAAGAGCTGGAAAGAGATATCCTGTCCCCTTAAGTCAACCAACAAgtgtttaaaatgatttttgagCACAGGACAAAGTTTTCTAGCCAAACAGTAAAAGATAGTAAATAAAACCCAGATGAAGTACATAGGCCCGGAGTGGCTTCTGTACGAAGCAGAATCTGAGTTGACCTCTAAAGGGTTGATTAGGTATGGAAGTAGAAGACACAGCACAGAAAGAGCAGGGCATGGAGACCAAATCTCTGATGACAAGTAAAGGTATGTTCTAGAAATGATAAATCAGCCCACCCAAGTGAAGCAGAGGTTCATCTGGGAGGCTCAGGAGCCCTGTTACTCTGTAGATGGGGTAGAACTTAAGGAGATTTTTGGCACGTGGTACAAGATGAACATGGTGCCGAATGGAGATGAACCTTCGCATAGTCTGCAATTTGAGCTAGATGAGAAAGCAGCTGCAGGCAGGGACACCTGCGAGTTCTTGTTCTGCCTTGTTGATGCTGGGAACATAAAGCAGACTGGCCCTCTGGGGCATTTATCTCATGAGCTGCCTTTGTTATTTTGATGACGATTATCCTGATCAGCAGTCATTACCACTAACAATTCCCAATCGTTACCGCTAataattatattcatttgttGAATGATCAACATGTTCCAGGAACATAAAGTatcaaatttaattttcataCCAAACTTAGGAAGCATTAGTACTCCTTTCTTACGGATAATAAAATGAAGGCTGCAGAACTTagcatttaaagaaattaagtgaCTTGGCAGAGGGCACGCAGCTAATAGATGTTAATTGCTGGATTCAAACTCAGATCTGTCCAGCTCTACCTATTTCTCTATAAAGGGCTTCATTTTGACATCTAACTAGTacatttggaaaattattttttttaagtgttaaatcGGTAAATAAATGCTATAACCAGATCACCTTCTTCTGGCTTTTTAAACTAAAGTTATCAACCTTTTAAAGTGATATTTGAGAgaccagctcttttttttttttttttttaattcatgctaACAACTTCCCTTGCATTCTTATGTATTTGTATTGAATATTAACTAGCAGTTTTGATTCAGATCTGTTGCAGGCTGGTAGAATATAATTACCTTTAGAAAATACTGCATTAAAATCCTTGgtgaaactagagaaaaaaacTATATTATGTAACTTAAAGTAGTATAGAGAAGGAGTCTGTAGTGAGTATAATTCTGTGTAATTATTTCTTGCCTGGTCAGATGTGTACGCCTAGCCCTGGTTCATGATATGGCAGAATGCATCGTTGGGGACATAGCACCAGCAGATAACGtccccaaagaagaaaaacataggCGAGAAGAGGTTGGTGTTGACTGTTGACTCCGCAAAAGAAAAACCCAttgctgaaacaaaggaaaaccagaaaaaCCCATTGCTGAAATGCAGCTAAGTTCACCAACCCTAAGAGAGAGTACTCCTTGATAGAGTCTTAGTATCTTGGGAAGGAAGATCAAGGGAGGGTATTTATAGAGTTGTAGGGCCTGGGCCTGAGGATGTTTGGATGGATCTTACAAGAGCAGCTACTGTCTTACAAGATGAGATTGCCCAAAGTTTAAACATGAAAGCTTTGGGTTGGTAGGACTGGTGAGGCAAGGTCTTAGCAAGGGTCTTGAAGAGCAAGCTGATAGTGCTTACTCTACTTTGGATTGGTTTACAGTCTTACCGTCCAGAAGTAAGGATTTCGTGGAATAAGCAGTGAATTGGTTTTTGCTTGTTCTAAGCCTTAACACAGGGACaggatgttgtgttggtttcatttTGCACGGAGAGGCAGAAAGGGGATCTGAGCACAGGATACGTGGTATGGCTTTCATTCGAACCATGGAGATAGCTGGAACTTGAAGGCATTCTCCATGCCAGTTAAGCTCTTTGGAGAGAACTTCTATAAAACCCAGGAATAATCATTATTATAATTAGTGTTTAGtaagacaagcctggtgggctgcagtccatgggtttacaaaagagtcaggcacaagttactggctaaacaacaacaataacaacaaattttaaattaGTCCTTTAATTTAgtggttaaattttaaaatttgtattagtAGGAAATGACATCAATTAAACAGGGTCTGCTGATTTGGAGTCTTAAAACCAGAGCCCAGGGGCAAAGAGAAAGATGTATTTGAAGCAGAGACTGGAAAATTTCAggaagggtgttttttttttttttttttttttttggctgaatggacggttcccaattcagggattgttGCAAGCTGCTTTTCTTGTAGGCCAGAGGGATTGATCCTAAATGTCTTTAAGTCAACAGCCTTCATCAAGATGGTTTAATAGGGaaggtgggcttcagtagctgttcTTGGGGAAAGGGTGGCCAGAGCTCAGAAGCCAACAGCATTTATTCCCCTTTTGAGGCAAGAAGGTCCCCAGGGAATCTCAATTCAGGAGTTCCAACACACCATAAATTATGGGAACAAGGGAGATATGGAATGTGGTCATCCTATGAATACAGGTCCAGAACACATGAGCATCAGGACAGTTGGTGAAAATGGAGGAGCTAAGGAAACATTTCTCTGTAGGAGTCTAGACTGTAGTGAATAAAGAATTCCTGGGTTGATCGGTTGATATAAAAACCAGTTCGTTCATGATACTGAGTTGCAGGGACTCTCCcggtagctcagtggttaagactccacactcccaaagcaggaagcctgagttcgatccctggtcatggaactagatcccgTGTGCTGTAACGAAGTTCCCATGTACCGCAACTAAGACcgggtgcagtcaaataaattaaaaaaaaaatgatactgagTTGCAGAAAGGAATTAGCCCCAAACCGTAGGATGCTGGGTGTTGACATATGCATAGAGGAAAAGATCCCTCGGTTATATACCACGTGTCAGGATGTATGGTAGTTTCATACAAGGGTGAATTTAGACATTGTGGAGGAGAAATCACAGGCTGAAGAACCATAAGGTGATCAGAAGCCTTAAAGTGACCAGAGGAAGAAGACCCTTTCCATGTGGGCACCCAAGCAATGTGAGGTACACTCCACCGAGGAATGAATCAGAACCTTCTGAAGAAAGAACAGTTCAGCAGGCGGGATCTCCAGCGCCTGGCGACAGAGTAAACCTACCTCTGTCCTGACAGAAGCTGAGTCCTGGCTAGTGGCGCCCCCTAGAGGGGCATTGAGGGGACTTGCTGCTCAGGGAGTACTGGATGCCATATCTGGGCAGTGATGAAAAGCCCTCCCGGCCTCATTGAACCTCCTGGCTGCTGCCCACCCCATCTGATTCACAGGAGAATAAATATCATCATCAGAAAGGACAGGCAAACATCTTTAAGCACCGCACGTTCTTGGGCAAGAAACCAAAGGCTTGGAAGCACTGGTCCTTCATTGCCTCTTCCTCCACTCATTAGGATTTGGGAACAGACCAAGATGTGGGAGGTAAACAGCTCCTTATGCAGATGGTGTTTAGGGATGAGGTTCGGATGTCTGAACCATGCCTTAAGATAATTAACTGAGGGTTTCTTGGCTCCTTGAGGTGAAACATACATACTGGGCCAGGAAGTGTCATTTTCCCAGAGGCTAGTCCGCTGCATCTAGAGGGCTTTAAACCCAAGTAAGTGGGAGGGAAAATATTTGATAACCCTGGAAGGCTGATTGTCCCAGAGGAAAGTAGGTACTAAGATGAAAGGGAGAATGAGGGTGTAGAAGAGAAAATTTAGAGGGTGGGGGCAAAAGCAATGCTTGTAGGCTGACTCCCCTCCTaaacagaataaaacaaactTTATGTTATAAACCGAGATGGTAAATGATGCCTTGTAGGaatcatggatgtgagagttgaactataaagaaagctgagtgccgaagaattgatgcttttgaactgtggtattggagaagactcttgagagtcccttggactgcaaagaaatccagccagtccatcctaaaggagatcagtcctgagtgttcattggaaggactgatgctgaaactgaaactccaatactttggccaccagatgtgaagaactaactcacttgaaaagaccctgatgctgggaaaggttgaaggcaggaagggaaggggacaacagaggatgagatggttggatggcatcaccaacccaatggacatgagtttgagtaaactctgggagctggtgatggacagggaggcctggcgtgctgcagtccatgggggtcacaaagagtcagacacgactgaatgactgaactgaactgaactgaagggatcaTTAAGAACTAGTGGAATGGAGCTTGAGGCTGGAATACAGCAATAATAGGTTATTATATTCTTCTGCGAAGGGAAAACTTACTAAAAGGACAGAGtcatgatacatatatatacacacatacctgaCAGTTAAAGTTGCTGGAGAACTAGAGGTTAAAAGGGGAAGAACCATTTATTATGGGAGTGAACGTGGCAAGATAAAGAAAGTGAAACATGTAGTGAATATTTTATAGAGTCCTTACCCTGTTCCAGATAATAAGTACTTTATATGTAGTGACTATTTCATCCTCACAGCAAACCCCTTCAGGTAGGTACCCCTATtaacctcattttatagatgagaaaccaGAAAGACAGATGTATCTTGCTCAGGATTccacagctagtaaatggcaaGCTGGGTTCCAAACCGCGTCTCAGTCTATAGTTTGCCATTAGCTTTGGCGCTTTGCAGCATCACCAATGACGTGTGAGTGATGAATACTGCTTTCTGGGTGCTTCACGTTTCATTCAGCTCAGAACTTCAGGCAAATTCTTGACATGCTTTGCTAACAGGAAGAAGCTAGGGAAATTATCACTCCAAATCTATGTGTGAACAAGGCAAAACTCAGTTTAAAAGTGGGAGTGGCAGGGCTCACAATCAAGAAGGGAAAGTCTGGTATCATCAGACCCTTGTCCTGGACTTCAGTGAAGTCGATTTCAGAGGATCATTTAAAAAGGGCCTGATTCTGTGGCATAAGCTGCCAAACAAGGAATAACAGCTAAGAGGTCTCAAATGCAGTCCTGATTGTCTAATAACAAATGGTGTCAACGAGTTTAGATCCACAAAAATCATTGCTCAGCTTCAGGAAGAGAGCAAAACATACTTAtttgttatgttttgttttttaaaggacaTTGTGATTTTAGTCAACAGGAAGCTTGTTAATAAGTCATATGTGATTTCCAAAAAGCCAACTCAGTCATGAGCTGCATTTATAGAAATAGAGCATTTACCATGATGGACACTTTGGTTCCATTGTGTTTTGACTGGGTCAGACCACCCGTCAATCACTATATTCAGTGCTGGGTACATCACTTTAAAGGGAATAAAATAATTCCTTGTCAGAGCAGGACTTTTAAGTCTATATTCGAAGAGTTTAGATTTTGATATCtctgtacatatatattatacagttCATTCCTTTCAAACAAAAGCAATGGGCAAATGCCTCTATTATAGTGGAGAGAAAAGTGATCTATTTGTagagacatttttaatttttgaacatGCAGTTTTTTCTCACATATTTTGCTGAgatttatgaaaaagaaacaagggaGAATGCAAGTACAAAATACCCAAAATTTCATACCACTAAGGGTGGAATAATGCTACAAGCCATTCAAGATGGCGACACTACTTACAAGAGCCGACCATTGACACTGGCCAGTATGGTTTGCTCTGGAAGTGGTTGCgttctgtaactttttttttttcctccccactaTAACTAGTTATATATAAAgtattcatttttacttttattgctttttaCCGTTTCACCATTTGATTTTGGTAAGAGCTTACCCCTTTTATATAAGCACTTTGCCAAAAGTGGTTTTTAAAACAGTATTCCTTTCAGGGAGCCTAAGCTCTGGCCAAATGAACTGGAGCTGATAAAGAGGTGGAGGATAATGATAGAAAGTGAGGGAAGGAGTTGCAAAGCCATTTGAGAATAGGTTGCAGACCTCATGCCCCCCAAATGGGATACTTGAGGATTTTGGAGCAACATAGAAATGAAGAGATGGGATAAGAGGGGCTCTTGGGACTTTGGAGATGAGAAATATGTACTGAGCACCCTCCGTGCTCTCACTCTCATTTCAGCCTTTCTGTGCTTTCTGGCTCTCTGAACTCTACTCTGGGGCTCCTCTCCCTCGATCTCACCATGCAGCTGGTCGCTGAGTGGCTGGGTAGAGTTACATGGCCATCCCTTGGACCAGTCACTGGCCACAGAGATTCTCGTCTGCTGGGTTACCGCCCACCTGATTGACATTGTGTTTTTGTGAGGGAAGAAG is a window of Capra hircus breed San Clemente chromosome 9, ASM170441v1, whole genome shotgun sequence DNA encoding:
- the HDDC2 gene encoding HD domain-containing protein 2 → MASASPAATMSGRGARNLLQFLRLVGQLKRVPRTGWVYRNVQKPESVSDHMYRMAVMALVTKDEHLNKDRCVRLALVHDMAECIVGDIAPADNVPKEEKHRREEEAMKQLTQLLPGDLQKELYELWEEYETQSSAEAKFVKQLDQCEMILQASEYEDLENKPGRLQDFYDSTAGKFSHPEIVQLVSELEAERNANIAGVASEPRS